GTGCCTCCACCGTACTCCGCCGAGATCCCGAACCGCCTCGGTGCGCCCGCGGCGGGCGGCGGACCGTGCTCAGGCTCCCTCGCGTGCGGCGGCTCGACGATCACCGGTGACCTCCCGGTGCGGATCCTGGCCGGCGCCCGCACGTCCGTCGGACGGGGGTCCGGGCTCTCGCGGCCCGCACCCCCGCCCTTCTCCGTGCCGGGGCGCTACTTGGCATACGTCGGCGCTACTTGGCGTACATCAGGGTGCCGAAGCCGAGTTGGTCGAAGCCGCCGCTCGTCGAGCCGTAGTCGCCTCCGCCGCCTTCGGGGCGTACCGACTCCGCCATGGCCTGGATGTACGGGACGGAGAGTCCGCGGCGCTTCGCGTAGTGGTAGTACAGGATGTCCCACACCGGACGGAGTTGGCCGCGGCTGTCGGTGGCGATCACGGTCTGCGACTGCTGCGAGCAACTCTGCCCGGTGCCCCAGGTGTACGTGGTGAAGGGCACGTCCTGGCCGAGGTTGTACTTGGCGATGTACTGGGCGCACTTCATGACGCGGTTGTTGTCGTAGCCGTACAGGTCGTCGCCCTGGGACCAGGCCATCTCGCAGAACGTGGCGAGCTGGCCCATGCCCATCATGGTGTGGCCCTGGTCGCGTCCGCTCTCCTGGTACTGGGCGAGGCCCTGGTCGGCGTAGACGAACGGGATCGCGTGGGTGACGGAGCCGTTGCCCGCGCCGTTCTTGAAGTAGGTGACCGCCTGGTCGTACTTGGCCGCGTCGTCGCACAGGATCCCGATCGCGAGGATCGAGTTCATGGTGCAGAGGTCCCAGTTGGCCCAGTAGTTGGTGACGCAGGCGGTGTTGTGGTTGAGGAGGAAGTCGTTGTTGAGCGGATAGAAGACGTCGAGCATCATCGTCTTGAACCGGTCGAGGTCGAACCCGCTGTAGCCGCGCATCAGTTCAGCGGCGTTCGCGAACTGGTAGCCGTAGATCCCGGCCGCCAGGAACCGGTCGGCGTTGCCGGTCACGGTGGTCAGTTTCGCCGACCACGCGTTGAGGATCTTGACTGCCGTGTCCGCGTTGGCGGTGGTGCCGCCGATCTTCCAGCGCAGCGCGTTCTGGTAGGCCGCGTGGATGTCGTTGTACAGAATCCCGTAGTTCTCGCCGGTCCCGCCGCGGATGACGGTGGCCTGGGGGTTGGGCGTCCAGGAGCTGGCCGAATGCGCGTTGGCGACCAGCCGGTTCCAACCGGACAGCCAGGGCTCCTTGCCCGCGGCCACGTACACCTTGGCGCGGTTCAGTTCGCCGTAGGCGTGCAGCATGCCCGGGTGGGTGAACGTCGCCGGCGCGGCGCTCGCGGTGCCGCCGGTGAGCGCGGAGGCCGAGGCGCCGACGGCGAGCGCGGCGGAGACTCCGCCCACGGCCTTCAGCAGGCCCCGACGGCTCGGCCCGGCGTCCTGAGAACTGATGGGGGAATCGGTGCGGCTCATGAGGATGCGTCTCCCATGCGGTGGAGGGTCCAGGTGGGGGTGACGTGCGGTGGGGGTGACGTGAGGGGGGTGACGTGAGGGGGTGACGTGCGGTCAGGGTGACCTGTGGATAGGGCGTCGCCGAAGAGGGCGGGGCGGCCCGCGAGCTGGTCCGGTCGACTAGGAATCGGTTACTACGTCGAGTGAGCAGAGCTTCTTCCTGTCTCGAAAGCGCGTCAAGTCTCCTGAC
The sequence above is a segment of the Streptomyces griseoviridis genome. Coding sequences within it:
- a CDS encoding alginate lyase family protein is translated as MSRTDSPISSQDAGPSRRGLLKAVGGVSAALAVGASASALTGGTASAAPATFTHPGMLHAYGELNRAKVYVAAGKEPWLSGWNRLVANAHSASSWTPNPQATVIRGGTGENYGILYNDIHAAYQNALRWKIGGTTANADTAVKILNAWSAKLTTVTGNADRFLAAGIYGYQFANAAELMRGYSGFDLDRFKTMMLDVFYPLNNDFLLNHNTACVTNYWANWDLCTMNSILAIGILCDDAAKYDQAVTYFKNGAGNGSVTHAIPFVYADQGLAQYQESGRDQGHTMMGMGQLATFCEMAWSQGDDLYGYDNNRVMKCAQYIAKYNLGQDVPFTTYTWGTGQSCSQQSQTVIATDSRGQLRPVWDILYYHYAKRRGLSVPYIQAMAESVRPEGGGGDYGSTSGGFDQLGFGTLMYAK